A window of the Paenibacillus woosongensis genome harbors these coding sequences:
- a CDS encoding ATP synthase subunit I: protein MDDLGSIVTAVSRLTFLLLSAVLFGWAFAPEYRPFLAGLFLGLAVGLLYVRYLSIKVRQLVELAVSQEQRKFNFGFITRICLVFITVMVAAKFEQISLISAIIGLFVPQLLTIPASIVIGLRNKS, encoded by the coding sequence ATGGATGATTTGGGTTCCATTGTTACAGCGGTATCCCGGTTAACGTTCCTGTTATTGTCCGCAGTTCTTTTTGGCTGGGCTTTTGCTCCGGAATATCGGCCGTTTTTAGCCGGGTTGTTTCTGGGATTAGCCGTCGGATTGCTGTATGTCCGGTATTTATCCATCAAGGTGCGGCAGCTGGTCGAGCTTGCAGTCAGCCAGGAGCAGCGTAAATTCAATTTTGGTTTCATTACTAGAATTTGTCTGGTATTCATTACAGTCATGGTTGCGGCAAAGTTCGAGCAGATATCGCTGATATCCGCCATTATCGGACTGTTTGTGCCGCAGCTACTGACCATCCCGGCGAGCATTGTGATCGGGCTCCGAAACAAATCTTAA
- a CDS encoding AtpZ/AtpI family protein, whose translation MKIPDNNGNPWITVAAIGGAGFLLAMYIVIGFLGARWLVERFGGPNYWVAIGAIIGLLSGIVNIFVLIKKFLGAQNG comes from the coding sequence ATGAAAATTCCTGATAATAATGGTAATCCTTGGATTACTGTCGCTGCCATCGGTGGAGCGGGCTTTTTGCTGGCTATGTATATTGTGATCGGCTTTTTGGGTGCAAGATGGCTGGTGGAGCGGTTTGGTGGTCCGAATTATTGGGTTGCCATTGGAGCTATAATCGGCCTCTTGTCAGGAATCGTCAACATATTCGTACTTATCAAAAAGTTTTTGGGGGCGCAAAATGGATGA
- the wecB gene encoding non-hydrolyzing UDP-N-acetylglucosamine 2-epimerase, which translates to MSKIKVMTIFGVRPEAIKMAPLILELQKHQDHIESMVCVTAQHREMLDQVLEVFKIVPDYDLDVMKPNQTLNEITIRVLGGLESVLREAKPDIVLVHGDTLTTFLASYAAFLQGIKIGHVEAGLRTWNKWSPYPEEMNRQLTGVLADLHFAPTEWSANNLRKENKPESSIYITGNTITDVFQYTVQPNYWNSALDFAAGKRLILMTAHRRESQGEPHMNIFRAVKRIADEFEDVAIVYPVHPSPPVREPAHATLGGHPRIKLIEPLDVVDFHNIYPHTHLIVTDSGGMQEEAPSFGVPVLVLRDTTERPEGIEAGTLELVGTDEEMVYERIKALLTDGSLYESMSRAANPYGDGKASERIVNAIYHHFGVIDHRPEDFHRKFINSNDQ; encoded by the coding sequence ATGTCTAAAATCAAGGTAATGACAATTTTTGGCGTCAGGCCTGAAGCGATCAAGATGGCCCCGTTAATTCTTGAGCTGCAGAAGCATCAGGACCATATCGAATCGATGGTTTGCGTTACGGCACAGCATCGCGAGATGCTGGACCAGGTGCTCGAGGTGTTCAAAATCGTTCCGGACTATGACCTGGATGTCATGAAGCCGAACCAGACCCTGAATGAAATCACGATACGGGTTCTGGGCGGCCTGGAGAGCGTTCTGCGTGAAGCGAAGCCGGATATCGTGCTTGTCCATGGGGATACCCTGACTACTTTTTTGGCCAGCTATGCGGCTTTTCTGCAGGGTATTAAAATCGGGCATGTCGAGGCAGGACTGCGCACTTGGAATAAATGGTCGCCATATCCCGAGGAGATGAACCGCCAATTAACGGGGGTTCTGGCGGATCTGCATTTTGCCCCGACCGAGTGGTCAGCCAACAATTTGCGCAAGGAAAATAAGCCGGAGTCAAGTATATATATCACAGGCAACACAATAACTGATGTGTTTCAATATACAGTACAGCCTAATTATTGGAACTCAGCGCTGGACTTCGCTGCCGGAAAACGGCTGATTCTGATGACGGCTCACCGCCGGGAATCGCAAGGCGAGCCGCATATGAACATTTTCCGTGCTGTAAAGCGCATTGCTGACGAGTTCGAGGATGTCGCCATCGTCTACCCGGTGCATCCTAGCCCTCCGGTTAGAGAGCCGGCACATGCCACATTGGGAGGCCATCCGCGCATCAAGCTGATCGAGCCTCTTGACGTTGTGGATTTCCACAACATTTATCCGCATACTCATCTGATCGTGACGGATTCCGGCGGCATGCAGGAGGAGGCTCCTTCCTTTGGCGTCCCAGTGCTTGTACTCCGCGATACGACGGAGCGCCCGGAGGGGATTGAGGCAGGAACGCTTGAACTTGTCGGTACGGATGAGGAGATGGTTTATGAACGGATCAAGGCGTTGTTGACGGATGGTTCGCTGTATGAATCTATGAGCCGTGCGGCAAATCCTTACGGAGATGGAAAGGCATCTGAAAGAATTGTCAATGCGATATATCACCATTTCGGTGTAATTGATCATCGTCCAGAGGATTTTCACAGAAAGTTCATAAATTCGAATGATCAATAA
- the upp gene encoding uracil phosphoribosyltransferase, which produces MGKLVVCDHPLIQHKLTFIRDMQTNTKDFRELVDEVATLMAYEITREVPLESIKVQTPVCETEAKVISGRMLGLIPILRAGLGMLDGVLKLLPAAKVGHVGLFRDPQTLQPVEYYVKLPTDVQERELIVIDPMLATGGSAIAAIDVLKKRGCTQIKMMNLIAAPEGVQAVQEAHPDVDIYVAALDERLDEHGYIVPGLGDAGDRLYGTK; this is translated from the coding sequence ATGGGAAAATTGGTGGTATGTGATCACCCTTTGATTCAACACAAACTGACTTTTATTCGAGACATGCAAACGAACACGAAGGATTTCCGTGAATTAGTGGATGAAGTGGCTACGCTGATGGCCTATGAAATTACGAGAGAAGTTCCGTTGGAATCCATAAAAGTACAGACGCCTGTCTGCGAAACCGAGGCGAAGGTGATTTCCGGCCGGATGCTCGGATTAATTCCGATTCTTCGCGCAGGCTTGGGCATGCTTGATGGCGTGCTGAAGCTGCTTCCTGCGGCCAAGGTAGGCCATGTGGGACTGTTCCGCGATCCGCAGACCCTGCAGCCTGTCGAATATTATGTGAAGCTGCCGACGGACGTTCAGGAGCGCGAGCTTATTGTGATCGACCCGATGCTGGCTACGGGCGGATCGGCGATCGCAGCGATCGATGTGCTGAAGAAGCGCGGCTGCACGCAAATTAAAATGATGAACCTGATTGCGGCGCCTGAAGGTGTACAAGCCGTTCAGGAAGCTCACCCGGATGTGGACATTTATGTTGCTGCGCTGGATGAGCGTCTGGATGAGCATGGCTACATCGTTCCGGGATTGGGAGACGCGGGCGACCGGCTCTACGGAACAAAGTAA